The DNA segment TATTGCCGCCGAAGATGCAATAGGAAATAAATTTTTCGTCGTCAATTCGACGGCTGCACAGGCGGTATTCCCGATGCCGGTATCCAAGAGGAGATCATTGACCGCGCCTTCTGTCAGCGCAACATCGGTGAAATACGGATCGTTCGGTGATGTGACAGGCGATATCGTTCCGATAGCGCCGCGCGACCACACGGACGCCGTCATTCCGCCATATTCGGTGAACATGCTCCGATAGAAACGATGTCACTGCCGCCGAACATCGTTCGTGAACGATACTATCGCGGCGGAAGAAAGTCTGCGTGCGTATCGGTCATAATGATAGAGCACGATGCGCTCCGAGAGCTTCCCCGTTCTTTGTCCATAGCGCCGGCAGGTACGGACTATCGACAGAGCTGCATCAAGATCGGTCTCGTCAACAGCAAGGATATCGTTCTTCATGACGCGATGACCTGAGAGCAGCGTATCGTTCACCGTGCGGTAGCGATGCGGTGCGAGCATAACGACATCGCCGGCGGGGATATCGCGTGCGCGAACATCGTTCATGAGCCGGATGAAATTCGATCGGCTTCCGTACTGACGGCACTGCGCATAGACGGGAACGGCAATATCAAGTGCAATAGGATAATCGGGAAGATATCGCAGATAGCGTTCTGCCGAAGCATCATAGATAGCGTTCGCGGCCGTGAAGTCTCTCGGGGAATGCACGTTGTAAAGCATGAGCATGAGTCGGTCAGCGGGGGGGGCGCCCATCGATTTCCGGTACTTTACCTGATGAAGCCGTATCGTCGACGATACGGTTACCGCAGTACTGCCGATGCCGAGGCGTTTCACTTCGCGGAGCATCGCGAAATAGGTGTCCCTGGTCTTTGCCGTCCAGTCGCTGTCAAGCTGTATCTCATCGATGCGGCTGCGGAAACCGGCATCATCGGCCATTGCGCGCACGCGTGAGACGACAGCGCGTGCGAGCGACGGGGCATCGGCATGGGTGAGCGCATCGACCGTAATAAAGACGACAGGAACGATACAGCAATTCGTTCCCGGAAGAGACCGGATGTTCGCCGGCGCGGTCGGTACCGCAGCACGTGTTCCCGTATCGTACGTGACATCAAAGAACCTGACATAGAGCCGTTCGGTGCCGAAGGAAGAGAACAGGATCCTGTCATTTTCATCGAAGCGGACATCCGTGCGCCAGTAATACCATCCGAGCGAAACATCGATGCGCGGTGAGCATCCGGCAAGGATAATGATGAGGAGCAGCGACAGCGGTTCAGAGAAGTGTTTCAAGTATCTTTACCGCTTCGGCTACCGCGGGCTCACATTTATTTTCGCGCATGTTCTCCGCCTCGTAGCGCTTCTTTCCCTCGTCCGTGGTAAGGTCGCAGCCGAGTATATCACGGCACGATGTGCTCCCGACGGCACGGCTGAATTCCGCGTCGAAGCGTCGTACCAGCTCATAGGTAGTATCGCGTTTCTCGTTCGTATCATCGTCAGCGCCCTTGCCGTATATCATACCGATGGCGAGACAGCCGCCGGTGACCGCGCCGCAGGTGCTCTGCAGGCGTCCGCGCCCGGCACCGAGACCGGTGGAGAGTTTGAGCGCCATATCCTCGGTGAGACCGTTCTCTTTCGCGAACACGGTGAACACCGACTGTGCGCAGTTGTATCCCTGTCTGAAATAATCGATAGCATCGTCAGCTTTCATGCCAAGATCCGTGATGTGATAAAGGGGAACACATCGCCCCCAAAGCGGTAGACCACAATGGGAATGGCCGCGATGAAACGTGTGAACGTTATCTGATCGATCTTCACGGGTCTGTTCATTGCGGAGCAGTATAATAGAGGTAGCGATATCGTCAAGTAGCACAAGTGCAGCACACGTGCGATCATGTGCGCATTGCGATTGCATTTTATCGGAAATAATGTACGGTGCGGCAATGGACGAC comes from the Spirochaetota bacterium genome and includes:
- a CDS encoding C-GCAxxG-C-C family protein yields the protein MKADDAIDYFRQGYNCAQSVFTVFAKENGLTEDMALKLSTGLGAGRGRLQSTCGAVTGGCLAIGMIYGKGADDDTNEKRDTTYELVRRFDAEFSRAVGSTSCRDILGCDLTTDEGKKRYEAENMRENKCEPAVAEAVKILETLL